A segment of the Desulfonatronovibrio hydrogenovorans DSM 9292 genome:
TCTCATCCGGACATAAGGCTGCCGCCTACATGCGGGCATACCTTTCTGATCGGGCTATTCCTATCATCTGTACTGCCACAAAAATTGGCAAGATCGACTGGAATACCAGTGGTTGGGCTGTTGAGCCCTGCACTGAGCATCCAGGTAAAATCTGGATAAGAACGCCTTATACCGAGGAGTATTTCAAGGAGTTTGCTCCCCAGTTTGAGCTTCAGGACTCCAGGGCAAACAGGGGAGGGACTCTGGACTCGGCTTTCATGGCTGAAATAGGGGATCATACCCTTTATCTTGGAGGACTCACAGAGCAGCCTGTTGAACCTGAACCCTTCAGCGAGGCCAATTTAAGTACCCTCCAGCAGGAGATCAGGAAGGACCAGCGTCTGGCTTATTCCATCGTAGATACAGGGGTAAAGGCCCTGAAACGGACCCATCTGACTACAGTGGAGATGGATATTGAGGCGTTGGAGGATTTTCATGATTCCATAGAATATATAGCAAAGGATAATAGTATCAGCGATGTTGTCCTGACCGCCAAGGAGAGCATCTTAAACTCCATTGAAATGCTGGGAATGTTTTCCAGAGAGTTGCAGACCGTCCCTCATGTCAAGGCGATGCGCATCCGAAGCCTGACCTTTGCCTATTCACCCGAGCTTTATACTCCTGAAGTACTGGATACCATCTGCAACCTGAATAATCTGAACCCGGCCAATCCTACCCGGGTGGAGCTGGAAACCCAGTTTATTCATTCAAGCGAACTGACCGAGCTGCACGGAGACCTGATCAGGGAGTTTATTGCCAGGGGAGTCACGGTTTACAACAATATCCTTTTACTTTCCGGGATCAACGATAACCCGGAAGAGATGAAAAGGATCTGCTACAGATGTCGACAGGTCGGGATAGAGCTTATGCTTCTTTATATTGCTGGAATGCCTGTTCAGGACAGGTGGAATGCCAGCCGGCCCATTGATGCCTCTTCGGTCATCCACATTGCCACCCATTTGAGGCGTTACCAGAGTGGCCGGGAGGTTCCTCTTTACGCTGTCAAGACACCCCTGGGTGATGCTGATTTCAATTTTACCGCCAAAGTGGTCAGGATTGGAGATTACGGCTCCGGGAAAGGGGATGAGCAAGTCTGGATGAAGCTTCTGCCCTATACCCTTGACTATTATCAAAAACTGGCCCCGGGTTTTGTCTGGCCAGAAGGGATCAGCCAGGAAGAAGGGCATCCTGTTGTTCCAGTCAGAGGGCTGGTAGTTAAAAGCAATAAAGATTTTTTTCTTGCTGGCAGCAGGTAAGACCACAGGGGCAAAGACAGCCTGAATCCGAGACCTGTCTGATCATATGGCAAAGGACTGCAGTATGGATGCGTTGCAGTCTATTTCAGGGGCATCTAAGGCTTTGGTGATTAAAACCATGTTCATGGCTCAGGTCTTTTTAGACCTTTGATTTTCAAGAGCAGGTTGGGGTCCGGGCAATGTTCCAGAAACTTGTCCCTGTCTTTTAAAGTGCACACACCAGGAAAATCCCCTGCTCGTCCTTCAAGGTCCTTAATGATTTCAAAGTGAAGATGAGGCGGCCAGCTGCCATTTTCATGCCTTTCCCCCACAGCAGCAATCTGCTGACCTGCAGTAATTGCCTGACCCTTGCTGAGGATTTCCAGGCTCTTTCGGCTCAGGTGTCCATACAAGGTGAAAAAGGTTCTCTTTTCCAGGCTGTGCTCAAGAATGATGGTTGGCCCGTAGTCGCCAAAAGCATTGTTGTCCTGGAAACTATGCACCACTCCATCCAAAGGAGCCAGGACAGGGGTCCCGGCAGCAACCCACAAATCCAGGCCTATATGCAGAGTGCGCCTCTGGCTGTGGTCCTCTAATGCGGCAAATACAGGGCTTTTATCATAAATTGTCCTGTTTTCATTATACCTTCCAATGCCGATCCGGGCGCCGGCATTGGAAAGCTTTGTAAAAATATATTTTGTGAAGCTGTCCGGGTCTGCAACGTCGATATTTTTCAGTTCCGGATTGTCAGCTGTGAAATCAAAGAAGATGATTTTTTCCTGATTTAGATCCCAGGGCAAAATGTTGGCACTGTTTGCCTTTGTGAGCAGATTTTCCAGATTTTTCATAGTAAATGACGGTTACTTATGTTTGTCATGGCCACTGAAGTATTTTTTCTGAATCAATATCCCCAGCAGGGAAAAAAGAACCAAAACCATCAAGGGCCAGAGGTTTGAAAAAGAAACTGCGGGTTCCCCTTCCTCCAGATGGAAGGCTGCGTATATGGCTGAGCAATAGATGAAACCTTTGACAGCAAAGCCGATGGACGTGCTGATGATGAAAGGCACAAGCCTGATCCTCAGAATCCCGGCACTGTAGTTGATGAATGAATGGGGAAAACCAGGCAGACAGCGCAAGGCACAAAGCTGCAGGAATCCTGAATTGTTGCGGATCAGCCCGTAGATCTTGGAGTCCACCAGTTTCTTGTTCCATGAATAAGACATGCGGACTGCAAAAAAGTAAGCAGACAGACTTCCCAGTACTCCTCCGGCCACTACCAGGCCTGCGGCTGCCCATGGAGGATAGAGCACCCCAATGGTCCACATCAGTACAGATCCTGGAAATGCAAACATGTACAGGATGATCTGGGCAATGACAGCCACCAAAGGAGCCCACCATGATTCAGCCAGATTCTCCAGCTGGTCCAGCCGGTGGGACAGGTCCAAGAGGCCTGCGTGCTGGGCATAAATGCCTGCGCCCAGTACAGCAGCAAGGGCAATGAGCTTGACATTTGCCTTCATGATCAAGATCTAGAATCTCCAAAGCAGGGCAATTTCGGCTCCAGCTCCACTGTCAAGTCTTTGCCTTGAAACACGGTTTTTACTTTTATCGTAAATCCGCCATTGTCTTTCCAAAAGCAGGTAAGGGCCAAGGGTAATAAAAAGTGATTCAGTTGGACTGATTTCAAGACTTACCCCTGTTTTAACTGCCTGCTCCCTGAAGTAGCCTTTTCTTTCCACAGGGCTGTTATTTTCAAGTCTGAATATTCCAGATGTATACCCAACCTTGGCATCAAGGGCCAGATTCCTGTTGAAGCCATACCTGATTCCGGTTTCAGGAAAACCCACCCTGGCCGAGAACCCTTGGGTTCCAGTGGGAGCGTATCCCAGGACAAAGCCTGGAAAGACCGAGCTCTTGACCGGATGGTAAGAACCAGCCAGTCCCAGACCGGCTGACCATCCATGCTCAAATGATCTTACCAGGAAAAAAAATGCCCTGGCTCCGAAAGAATCAGACATTTCTTTTTCAAATGCACTGCTGATCCCGCCGCCCAGATTAAGGCTCCAATCCTGGTTTAATATGAAATATTTATTTGCACCAAGAGATATGAAGTGCAGCTGGTCCCATGGTTTTTTCCTGTTAGAGGTCAACCCGGACTGCCCGGCTTTGTCCCAGGAATAATCAATGTAATCATAGGCAAGGGTAAAGTGGGAGAATGTACCCTCAAGGCCATACCTGGTCGAAGAAACCTTGGCATCGGAATTTTTTATCTCGGTCTTGAATCTGTGATCCAGGCTGGTGGTTATGGAGATGTCTCTCAAGGTTTCGCCCTGGGCCAGGCCTGTGCTGAAAAAGATTGTGACAATTACACTGCAGATAAGAATTTTAGTGATGTTTTTCATATTGATTGTCCGGTGTTGGAAGTGGTTTGGATTAGACAGGCGGAAGGCTATCTGACAGAAAGTATTTCCTTGATGTTGAGGCGGATGCTGGTAACTCCACGATAGGTGTTAACAGCAGGAGTATAGGCCAGGATCGCCTTTTTGCCTGTTATGGAGGTTTTTGCCCATTTTTTGCCTTGTCTCCAGAATTGTCCCTTGAGGATAATCCCTGATTTCTCTTCCTTGAAGCTGAATCTGACATGCTTGTCGTTCCCAAACAAGACCTGGTCCTGAACCAGAAGTTCAGAAGACAGGAACACCGGCCGGGGGTTTCCAGGTCCAAAAGGCTGAAGAAGTTCCAGTTCAGAGATGAGTTCAGGAGAAAGCTGGTCAAAATCAAGGCCTGCATCCAGAACTATTTCCCTGGCTATGGGTTCTGGTCCTATGGAGCTGATGACCTGATCATTGAATTTTTCCCTGAAATCATCAAGGCGCTCTGGAACAAGAGAAAGCCCTGCAGCCTGG
Coding sequences within it:
- a CDS encoding radical SAM protein; its protein translation is MQEIQVRFTHSQEEIEVFIDELKNAVLGFLDMYGDPAFLGEEFSQFIQGDNKFAALLEATGKDEYGFFKEVISQLEPANHETETRVVVGGIELPSRLLLPILEVIIPGDNLSAIKDVDTYEQLTNIRVPDDQRQDLQKVMDKYPVRLSKHVIRQSRLSRNVAYQFMPFVQELDESGLKNTWVGQFHKGLLEQMYQNRPIFVLHMSCPVYCRFCFRKHKDCRNLPTPKIEDVLEALEHIKKSPRIKEIVLTGGEPLLNMETLTCAIEGLEQIPHIQTIRIASRCISYYPQLFYAHDSFWLNYLIEKNRALQADKKRIEIATHFIHPDEISHYSLDIISKLVSEGVGVYTQTPFLKDCNDSGRELTSLYNELRSVGSEIHYVYIPCSPIQGNRIYWAPISSGHKAAAYMRAYLSDRAIPIICTATKIGKIDWNTSGWAVEPCTEHPGKIWIRTPYTEEYFKEFAPQFELQDSRANRGGTLDSAFMAEIGDHTLYLGGLTEQPVEPEPFSEANLSTLQQEIRKDQRLAYSIVDTGVKALKRTHLTTVEMDIEALEDFHDSIEYIAKDNSISDVVLTAKESILNSIEMLGMFSRELQTVPHVKAMRIRSLTFAYSPELYTPEVLDTICNLNNLNPANPTRVELETQFIHSSELTELHGDLIREFIARGVTVYNNILLLSGINDNPEEMKRICYRCRQVGIELMLLYIAGMPVQDRWNASRPIDASSVIHIATHLRRYQSGREVPLYAVKTPLGDADFNFTAKVVRIGDYGSGKGDEQVWMKLLPYTLDYYQKLAPGFVWPEGISQEEGHPVVPVRGLVVKSNKDFFLAGSR
- a CDS encoding peptidoglycan DD-metalloendopeptidase family protein, coding for MKNLENLLTKANSANILPWDLNQEKIIFFDFTADNPELKNIDVADPDSFTKYIFTKLSNAGARIGIGRYNENRTIYDKSPVFAALEDHSQRRTLHIGLDLWVAAGTPVLAPLDGVVHSFQDNNAFGDYGPTIILEHSLEKRTFFTLYGHLSRKSLEILSKGQAITAGQQIAAVGERHENGSWPPHLHFEIIKDLEGRAGDFPGVCTLKDRDKFLEHCPDPNLLLKIKGLKRPEP
- a CDS encoding TVP38/TMEM64 family protein produces the protein MKANVKLIALAAVLGAGIYAQHAGLLDLSHRLDQLENLAESWWAPLVAVIAQIILYMFAFPGSVLMWTIGVLYPPWAAAGLVVAGGVLGSLSAYFFAVRMSYSWNKKLVDSKIYGLIRNNSGFLQLCALRCLPGFPHSFINYSAGILRIRLVPFIISTSIGFAVKGFIYCSAIYAAFHLEEGEPAVSFSNLWPLMVLVLFSLLGILIQKKYFSGHDKHK
- a CDS encoding DUF6268 family outer membrane beta-barrel protein, with the translated sequence MKNITKILICSVIVTIFFSTGLAQGETLRDISITTSLDHRFKTEIKNSDAKVSSTRYGLEGTFSHFTLAYDYIDYSWDKAGQSGLTSNRKKPWDQLHFISLGANKYFILNQDWSLNLGGGISSAFEKEMSDSFGARAFFFLVRSFEHGWSAGLGLAGSYHPVKSSVFPGFVLGYAPTGTQGFSARVGFPETGIRYGFNRNLALDAKVGYTSGIFRLENNSPVERKGYFREQAVKTGVSLEISPTESLFITLGPYLLLERQWRIYDKSKNRVSRQRLDSGAGAEIALLWRF